The genomic region TGAACggcgactgagactaacatactgcctcaCACCTTGTATGTTCCATGGAACAAAGTCAAATGGTCATATCATACATGATTGCAACatatttggttgaactatcccattTAAGTTGATCATTtaacccattgcaagatggccTATTCCACTGAAATTTGAGTTCCAACAACAGTGTCTGTGTGTAGTTACCATTTAGTGTTTGACATGGTGCATAAAGAAGCTTATCTAAAGATAGAGTACATCAGTTTGAGTGTTTACTCTTGTGCAATATTGATAAAGCACATGAAAGCACACTTTGTTCTCCACAATTCAAAACATAATAacactaaatacaaatctgtactAGGACATTCTGCAGTTCATATATCTCCCATCAACTACAAGGAAATAATcttttgacaaattaaaaaatgacCAACGTCACAATTGCCAAAAGATGTAATAATAAACAGGTTGATAGACAGCTGCCAGACTGTAAATTTCCATCTTAATGGGAGAGACTGTCAAGGAGATTGCCCCAAGGTAGACTGGACTCATTTAGGTCTGTCACAAGGGACTGATTGATGGCTGACAATTCCAGGCAGTGCTAGGAAAGGAGTCGATCTGTACTGTGTCCTGAAACATCGTGCCCTGATTAGAGTAAGACATTCGAACCCGCATCTTCAGGCTCACCTGTATGGGTAGAATTAAAAAGAGTGCAATCAACAGGGTTCTCACACCTattgaccaatacatttccatgactaaggaggatttaaaattattttacaggCATTGTACTCAAAGATCAGTTTCCAGCCAATCAGTTATTGTATTGCTAAGAATGTACATCCACCTTAATTTATTTACACCACAACTTTTCCATGactaagattttattaattttcttgacttttccaggtctgatattttatcactttaaattgtcacaattttaaaattccttgatatttccaggttttctgtgaCCATAGGAACACTGAATCAAGCATGTGCACACATAAATGCTGATAATTATTAGTCAatgaagatgtaaaaaaaaaaaaaaaaaaaaccccgaaGCGGGATGAGTCAAGACTTGCCTTGTTAGGGTTGTTGAGTAAAACAGTCTGTGTGACTTCACCCAGTCCTTGAGCTGGAATCACATTACCACTTGGAGCTTTCATTTGCAGCTGAACACTCTTAGGAGAAAACATGTGAAAACATGTTATTGACATGTGACTGAGTGATAAGAGCTTCCAACTACCGCTTCTGAAAAATTGGTCGTTTCTTCCTCTCAAGTTTCAGCGTGTAGTCGTGTCAAACATGTTTCACTTTGCaaaaattgtgagaaataaaactaaaacacTGAGTCATAGGTTATTCTTCAAATTCAGACACTTTTTACATTGTAAagttctagaaagtaaagtcttagttgaatttcttttattttttttgtctgtatactaacaatgtccaacagtgtatgtacagccatcacaggagatttatgtcatttttgtcattttttctaaGTTATGAAAATACCacccacagtgtcatttccaccacatctcaaattctgtattgtgtttaatagaattctgtgacggaagtgacatttttaaaataaaatatccaaCTCACTTGTCttactaaggctaatttcatagctaacatttttatgttacctaaatgcacacaataaaaataaaatcaaactttttgcataattaggcaaaattacagcttgattagaaATAACGCCCAATTAAATTATTCTGTTCACCTATCTCATATTTCATATCAAGTATGCTTTCTCTGACACTTCTGTCGACTTTAACAAGTACactagcttatttaaaaaaaaaaacttttaaaaatcgtTTGTGGTGGTAACAATGaggccacaactgtgggacagtaatcattttcacacaataaatacttaaatggtttatgtttattcgTTTGCAGCTTTATAATGAATTTTCATGGTTCAGTACTTAAAGTCAggatctgggacaaggctaacacagtatctatacataaaaggcatttgaaaagtaccaaaaataaattaaggcctggtaaaaagtttctaagtcagttttaatgtggtcataatatgtaaaaagaaaaaagttgaaatatataaattaaaaaaagatggtTTATATGTAAGCAAGAGTAGTACACACCTTAGGTACTGCTGCCTGGAGGGTAAAGTTGGTGATGTCACTCTGTGAGGAATTGGAGGCAATAAGGGTGACGGTGACATCcgtttctgtctgtttgtcacaTTGTAGTTTCAGACTCACTCCGTTCTTCTCATATACAGTCACAGTGGATTTGGGAACTACAATAcatgcacatacaaacacatattgTACCAGCATTGAGGCACCAAATCTATTGTCAAAAAGGTTTAAAAAGAtgtcttttagaaaaaaaaaaaaaaaaaaaaaaaaaaacacaacaatggAGAACATTGTGCAGCTGGGAAGCATGATTGGAAAAACAAAGCATTGGTCAGTGCTCCAGGTTTCTGTGCTTTCTCGCCTGATGTAAGCTCCAGTTCTCCAAGCAGGTCAAGAATATCAGCACTAGAAGTAGATGTTGGTGGAGTGCAGATTGGGGCTGGGCTGGGCTGAAGAGGCGTATCGGTTGCACCCAGAAGACCCAGAAGGTCATATACCTTTAACAGAGTATCAGCTAAATGAAATAACAATCTACAACATAgatgtacatttttattaacaACTTCCAATTCCCTATATTACCTGGCTTGCTGGTTCTGAGGGAAAACCTTCCTCTGCTGATTTGGGTAGGTCAGGCTCCTTAATAGTCTCTGCAAATGTGTCTCCATTGGTGTGGCCAGGTGAGTTTTTATCCATCACAGGCATTCTTTCCAACACTGCAGCTCTGAGTGAATGATGGTTAACTTGATCACTTCATTCATGCTTAACAGGAGTACTAATAATGAATGATCTCAGGGTTTCATTTCAAATTCAAGGTTCCCATTCCTTTCGGCATTTCCAGTCATACACGATGACCGGAATATgactttaaaaaatcattttatagagataACACTCACAGAGAGATATTTCTAGCCACTGAAATATTTTAGAGTTGAGCATAACTAGAACAATTTATTTCACAACAgaattttccattactttttaagattttaatagtttccatgacctttccaggccTGAAATATTCCCAGATATTTACAAGTTTTCCATGACTATTCTGAAATAGAGTACTAAAGAACTCTGTGTTACCTCATATGGTCATATTTCTTGAATAGCGCATTATACTCCACTGCCCTCTGCTGAAGTTCTAAGTCAATGCAGCTGCCATAGATGCTGACAATGCTTCGGATTcggctaataaaaaaaaaaaaaaaaaaaaaaggggaaattaAAAATATGGATAAAATAGACAGCAAATACACTGAAATAATCTATAGAAAGTATGGAAAAACCGTGTTGAAAACTTTTCATTGCCATCACTTCTCATATCTTATCAATTGTTGCTATAgtgcatgaaaatgtatttttgccaAAATATTTAAGAGTTCATTCTCACTCGACATTCTCTGTGATGCGAGTGCTCAGCTTCATGGTAGCAGTGAGTGCGAAGCCTCTGGTTGCTGGAGATGACATGTGAGACTGTAAAACTGTTTTTAAGGCATCCAGGACGTCATCCTCCGTAACCTAGAGACAAAAAAGATTCAGGAAAGCTCAATATATTctccccttacaaaaaagtactgtggtggtaccatggtactatgATGGCATCAGATagtaaaaataccatggtactttgatttaTACTAAAGAGGAAAGAGATCAGATTCAAAATTGACGAGTCTGTTTTAAAAAAGTGTGAATAATTAAGCTGGTTTTTGTTGATATATGGATGCTACGCATAGCTCTTCAGTAGAATAACTGCCACACAAATAAATGTGCTAAATAACATCAACTTTTAATTGCGCAAAactcaaaaatcatattcttcacaaaaaaaaaaaaaacggaaaccTATAGAATGTGCAAAAATATTGCACACAGCAGGCGATTTAAAGTCATACAGTAACAGTATCTAAATTTATCGAAAGCAATTAATTTGTTTCAGAAGCAGTGCTTTGTTGGCTGCAGCAGCTGAGTTTTACCATGCTGACAGTTACTAAACTGTTAGCACACTAAACCATGGCATGCTATCAGCATGCTAAAACCCTTTTAGAGAAGTTAAATCTCTAAATGTATCCCCTTTAAAGTACCactgctaatatatatatatatatataaaatataaaaagatataattaatatttatataaatctaaaaatatactgatgtaaatacataaataaaaatatgtaatttataaaaacatttttatttgtaaataatagaattaaaatataaagctaaaaaataataataataataataataactacatATATATATGAACCCATCTCTACCATGGGGCTTAATAATTagcatattcatgtaccatggtatttatagtaCATGGTACGTCAAAAAACATCTTTGTGtacatgccaaaaaaaaacacagtacGTCTTTGTTAGCAGCTTGCAAGACAAAATACACCATGTGTCAATTTATCCTTCAAGCATGCTACACTGAAAACCATAATAAATTGACTTATAAATTGaagttccctcaattgaattgagtaatggtgtctccaaaacttgtgtcaagttcacttaacttggtgttcatatagaattaacTTAACCATCTAAGTTAAAGTAACTGCAAGTACACTGAACTCAGATTTGAACACTGTTGTGTCATCTTAATAATTTTAGTTAAATAGACTACATTTATATCATACAATAACGCAGctgaaataattaatattataaccggttctaggtcaatcattaaataaacttaattctccacagaaatgcatttaTATCTGTTCTTCAGTTATATGCACACGGAGAACTGAAATAAAGTTGagagggtccaacttgaccaaaggtgACACAGATTACCCTATAATGGTgtcatcacacgaaacaactatttgcaagaAAACAACAGAAATAATACTTAAGAGTTAAAACCTCCATGAATTCTATTTCACTAatactatttaaatgcccctatATGATCCCTTTGACCAAGagaacacaattaaataatttaagcaCAAGAGGTTgagtattccccatagcctcaattttgtacttaaTCGTTTGAGttcttaacacttaaaatcttaagtctacagatttttaagataaataaattcAAGGaacttatttattttagttatgagcccaaaacttgacatttcaagtaatgtttaattaagacaacttgatttttcacTGATAACGTATTGACGCGGATCAATGTTCCACAAATCTTTTCCTCATATTCATACTGTTACCATGCTTCATGTCTGTTTACCTGTACAGGTGTTATCTCCTCACACTCTCCCTTCAGCAGCATGTCTCCATACTCTCCTATGCACCAGCATGCTACCTGGACCAAGGATTGCTACAAAGATACAGACAGACTGTCTATTACAAAAACACGCACTAAGAAATAGCACGTATGAGCAAAAACATCTACAAACAACAAATTCGGTCAATAATTTTAGTCGTTtctgtgtaaaaaacaaaacaaaacaaaaaaaacttagtTACAGACTAATAGATGCAAATCAGATCATTACCTGTGAAATATCTTTTACCAGAGCTCTATAGAGCTTGTGAACAGTGTAACAGTGAAGTTCAGATGCCGTGGTGATAAGCTGTATTAGGTTGGGCACAGTCTCATCTCTTACATCGCCCCCTGCCTGAAAGAGTGGGAACTACATTTAAAACTGTATCaaaataaacataacaaaatgttttcTAATTGAATGCCACTGTTTATTTGCAAATGTGATGATAAACTGGCAAAATGGTCATAGTTTTGGAGGTATCGTATGCAACTGGTTTGGTTGTGTAGCGGTGGGCATTTACCGTGGTGAGCACATGCAGGATGGTATCAATGTGCCAGCGCTTAGAAGGCGAATACCTGACAGAGACACAGAGCTGTTCAGCGCCATGGCCTTGCCACTTACACACAGTTAGACATGTATTAACACAGAACTGGGTTTTCTTCAAAATGACACAGCAATACAAATACCAACTTAAAGACACTGGTTCTCATCCACTAATTGCATGCAACTGTCCATATGTGAGCAGAAAAGGTGCTCACAAAAAACTTGCCAGATTGTTGTAATGTAggttaacctggaatattctaaATGAAGGAGTGTGTGCCCACAGTTAGTAATTAACATAATACATGCCCAAAAATCTCCACAGGGCTTTCCACACAACCTCACCTGTACAGCCATTTGACTACATGTGATCGTCTGCAATTGAATGCAGAACCAGCCCTAGAACAAGCTATAATGCAcataattttttgttattttgtgataaaaCTAAATGTAGGGTTACTTCATtattcaattttttatatatactgtgtacatatagatgtgtgtatgtgtgtgcacgtgcatgtGTGAGGTGCTTAGTTGTTGCTGTTAAGTAAAGGGAGATACACTGACAAATGTACAAGGCAAAGACATAGACTGGAACATTTAATGGATGAAACTAACAAGTTTACTTGAAGTACAAAAGGACTGATGATACCTTTCCGCAGCGTTGAATATGCCAGAAGCGGTGTGAGATCGCAGCTCTGGGGGGCAGGTTGAAAGAAAAATGAGAAGCTCCTTCATCATGGAACGAATGTTCACAGCCGAAACAAGGGCAAGTGAGAGTTCCAAAGCACGACTGCAGAGGAAACAAAAGGGTACAGTAAGTAACTATAATGGCATCTTGCCATTTTTCTCAAATTTCTCATTTTCTATAACTTATGGATACCGTTTCACTGAGGAATCTTGATCTTTCAGGCAGTCCACAATGGTGCCTCTGTGCCTCTGCACTGCATTGTGATCTGTCTGCACAATCTTCTGGAGTGATGTCATTGATATATAGCTGTAATGGATAAGACAGGAGACTGAATGAGCTGCTAGGAGTGAGCAACTGaattaaaagaaagaagaaaaactaTAAACTAAAATATTCtctcaggggttttcaaactagaGTACATATAtgctgtgtgtgtacatatatatatacacacatatacatattatatatatatatatatatatatatatatatatacacatacaggtgcatctcaataaattagaatgtcgtggaaaagttcatttatttcagtaattcaactcaaattgtgaaacttgtgtattaaataaattcaatgcacacagactgaagtagtttaagtctttggttcttttaattgtgatgattgtgatgatatctcaaaaaattagaatatggtgacatgccaatcagctaatcaactcaaaacacctgcaaaggtttcctgagccttcaaaatggtctctcagtttggttcactaggctacacaatcatggggaagactgctgatctgacagttgtccagaagacaatcattgacacccttcacaaggagggtaagccacaaacattcattgccaaagaagctggctgttcacagagtgctgtatccaagcatgttaacagaaagttgagtggaaggaaaaagtgtggaagaaaaagatgcacaaccaaccgagagaaccgcagccttatgattgtcaagcaaaatcgattcaagaatttgggtgaacttcacaaggaatggactgaggctggggtcaaggcatcaagagccaccacacacagacatgtcaaggaatttggctacagttgtcgtattcctcttgttaagccactcctgaaccacagacaacgtcagaggcatcttacctgggctaaggagaagaagaactggactgttgcccagtggtccaaagtcctcttttcagatgagagcaagttttgtatttcatttggaaaccaaggtcctagagtctggaggaagggtggagaagctcatagcccaagttgcttgaagtccagtgctaagtttccacagtctgtgatgatttggggtgcaatgtcatctgctggtgttggtccattgtgttttttgaaaaccaaagtcactgcacccgtttaccaagaacttttggagcacttcatgcttccttctgctgaccagctttttaaagatgatttcattttccagcaggatttggcacctgcccacactgccaaaagcaccaaaagttggttaaatgaccatggtgttggtgtgcttgactagccagcaaactcaccagacctgaaccccatagagaatctatggggtattgtcaagaggaaaatgagaaacttgagaccaaaaaatgcagatgagctgaaggccactgtcaaagaaacctgggcttccataccacctcagcagtgccacaaactgatcacctccatgccacgccgaattgaggcagtaattaaagcaaaaggagcccctaccaagtattgagtacatatacagtaaatgaacatactttccagaaggccaacaattcactaaaaatgttttttttttattggtcttatgatgtattctaattttttgagatagtgaattggtgggtttttgttaaatgtgagccaaaatcatcacaattaaaagaaccaaagacttaaactacttcagtctgtgtgcactgaatttatttaatacacgagtttcacaatttgagttgaattactgaaataaatgaacttttccatgacattctaatttattgagatgcacctgtatatatatatacacacacacacacactggcagccaaacgtttggaataatgtacagattttgctgtttcagaaggaaattggtacttttaattcaccaaagtggcattcaactgatcacaaggtatagtcaggacattactggtgtaaaaaacattcctaaggttagagtgggcaaagaaaaacaggcactggacaacagataattggaaaagagtgttatggatcttaaccccattaagattttgtgggatcagctagactgtaaggtgtgtgagaaatgcccgacaagacagccacatttatggcaagtgctacaggaagcgtggggtgaaatgtcaccggagtatctgcaaagctgtcattgctgcactagaattttttgatgagaacgctATGAAGTAgttaagttctgaacattttttttttcaaattgtaatagtaatttttcacgttattaatgtcctgattataaattgtgatcagttgaatgccactttggtgaataaaagtaccaatttcattctataagagcaaaatctgtacattattccaaacttttggctgtaaatgtgtgtgtatgtttaatatatatacacacacacacacacacacattatatatgtattgtgtgttacatttttttagttttttatatatgagtttttatacatgaaaatatatagctgcctttatatcttaggaaggggatcatcatatttgggggtccttggaatcaaaaagtttgaaaacccttgcTCAATATATTATCTAGTGCAGgggttcacatactgtatatctatgtCCATATGCAAGTCATATCTATGTGGTCCCTTAAATCTATACAACTCTCAAATACCATTTAAACACATTATGAAATTGATCTGCACTTAGATACAATATGACAAACATGATCTCATAATGTAATTACTCTTCAAAATATGTGTATCATTTCAGTGACgctaaatcaataaatcaaatgcATTAACCAAAACCCAAAGGAATAGCTCATTAGAAAAGGTTCTTAAATTGTTCAAACCCCTAGTATTGCAGACGGAAATTGAAGCTAAGCTTTTGCAACCTGAAAAACTGGCTAACCCTGACTGTCTCTACACATGGTATTCTGATTGTAATCATGTCTATGCTGCTGTTACCACCACAGTGAGACAATATAAGTCTGtgatggcaaaaaacaaaaacaaaaaaactttagcTTTGATTTGAGTTCAGATTTAATAAATGACCAAcgcttttaaatatttaaacaaaaagtaGAAGCATACCGAATATTCCTGTCATTATTAAGAAGAAACCTCCCCAGAATGTTTACAGCTAGCACCTTAAAAAGagataaatacaatatatacaatTATCAGAACcatttaatgacataaaatgaacataCGAGAGCACTGCAACAATATTTTCATATCTTAAATCAGTCACCATGACAAACCGGTTTATAGAAAATTCTGTATGAAAGCGTTACTAACCCTAAGCCCACTCTCCGAGTTTATGTCCATGATAGTCAGGACTGTTTCATACAGCACAGCACTGCCTGCAGTCTTACTGCTGTCTGTATTTGTGGCCACCTGTGCATCAAAAGCCCAGAAATACAACAGAATCCATCAAACACATTATATGCTTAACTGCTTATGGATATATcacctacagtatatgcataACTGTGCATTAGACGGAGTGTGTTTGTTCTACTATACCTGTGCCAGCAAATCATTCATGGCATCACTAGCGGTGTCATTTTTGTGACCCAGAATCCTTAACAACCTAAGAATGCGCACCTAAGGGACAGAAAGAGCGTAATGAGTCGAAATTTTCAGGGACCTGATTTTGATCATATGTTGCCATTCTTTTTAAGTGTGGATCTACAGAACCTACTACATATTTTGAGAGGGTGAGAGTTAAGCGTAATGTATGGACACAAATATGTTGCACTGAGTCAAATTATTTGCATATTGCAGCCTAACAAGGAGTGATATCGAGCTGGACATTTGCCAACAGACCTGTAGAAAGGGGTCACTGATACCAGCTACATTGTGCTCTGGAGAATAACTGGATGTTACAAGACCTTTCATAATCTGGACCAGTTCTGGAACAGCCTAATGGAAGATGAAAAACCCAAACATACAAGGTAAGTGTCCTCTATAAATAGAAGGGCTGTCGATTGattaattttttaaatcaaattaattacatgatatgcagattaatcgcaattaattacaTTAAGTACATTTGCACCatatggacacttttggagcgtctcactttggttgtacTGCGTCATAAGCATAGTGCCAAGTTAAACGTAGattgaaaaacacgtcttgagatctctgcattcagaattgcgctctgtccagctgtgtttgaatgcaagaactagttctcatcttgtgctctcgctagtgtcaagcaagagtgtggtttgttctctgaacAGCTGCGCATTGCCAATaaagctggagttttgcttaatGGCCCCCTTACAGGtgattctttaaagggatagtcacccaaaaatgaaaattctctcattatttactcaccctcatgatgtcccaggtgtgaatgactttctttcatcaccagaacacatttgaagaaaaatctaaaaatatctcacctcagtaggtccttaaaatgcaagtgaatggagatttcccttttgaagctccagaaatcacagacagtcagcataaacatcatcgatacgactccagcggttaaattcatgtcttctaaagcgatacgatcacttttggtgcgaaaaaagataaatatttaagaactttttaactataatccaaaatgagggtaagcttcacgagagggtggaatccaagcggtctctcgtgtgacgtactcACGTTGCCATGATACCGATGtgatctcacgttctccactcggttgagacatccaggataaacacacaaacacaccattgtgagtaaagaaacagataaatacagatctaaaccaaaaccaaccaagctactgtacagcgttcctcctcctcacttgtaaacagcgctgcccTTCGGGATGTGTtgcacatgcgtcagttctcccgtgtttcaaatgccaatgcgattacgtcacacgctcGTACCGctcctgaccggaagcatgatttagagtaacaaaaaaataaaaaaaaataaaaaataaaaaatactgaaatatttatcttttttgcatcaaaagtgatcgtgtcgctttagaagacattaatttaacgtatgagtcgtatcgatgacgtttatgctgactgtctgtgatttttggagcttcataagagaaatcaccattcacttgcattttacgaACCTAATGAgacaagatatttttctatttttcttcaaatgtgttctggtgaagaaagaaagtcattcacacctgagatatcatgagggtgagtaaataatgagagaattttcatttttgggtgaactatccctttaagcttgaattgctccaatagtaggaacattccttattacagtccttggacttgataaaatgtgttttttttttacattttattttttatataattaattgcacttaaCTAAcatattaaattgacagccctaataaataatAGCAGTTTTTAGtacaaattaacttttaattaccTTCCGAAACTGACCAAGAGTATCGGGATTCCGCTCACACAATTCAGTAATTAGAACTATAGCACCATGCAAAACCCCTGTGGACAGAGCAAAGCATCAATTATCAATTACATTTGACTTATATAATATTTGTTGTgaaacaaagttataaaaaaaaagtagaaaagtgGCTAACCATGGTTCTTCTCACAGAGTAGAGACCTTGCTGAAGGAGTGAACAGCTCTCCGAGCTCTGGAACTTTTCTTATTATGTGGACAGCACACAGGGTGGCCTAAAGCATTAATTTACAATGTTTATTAGCACGTAGATGAAACATGCAGAAAGGTGAAATTTGAGGTTTGGATGCAGATACGActtgatttaaaacatttaaaccagCTTATCAGAACACAATGTCATGAACTGACCTTTTTCTTAATATAGGAGTTAGATGCCCTGAGGAGCCGTTCGATCTCTGGTGCTAGATCTCGACACATCTCAGCTGAGCCCATACAGGCCAGAGTGCATAGAGCCAGAGACTGGACAAACTGGCTGCTGTGGGAAAGGTCACTACAACAGAGATAAAGGACCATTCAGATTAATGATTCAAAACTACAGGAGGAGGTTTACATCTTTGcctaaaattaaatttaaaaaaacatttgtgtgatAGCATTTAGGACATAGTACTTACTTCTTGATTGAATTGGTAATCAGTAAGCTAGCATCCTGCTTCTCATCCAGTAGCATCATGGCTCCCAGGTAACCAATCCGTTTCTCACTGTACCTGGTGCTGGCAATCAGGCGCACACACTCCATCTGTAAGAGCCAATATTAATGCCAATAGCATGTTTAGACATAACAGATAAAACATAAGCGGAAAGAATGAGAAGGTACAGAGTAGGAAAAGTGCCTA from Myxocyprinus asiaticus isolate MX2 ecotype Aquarium Trade chromosome 5, UBuf_Myxa_2, whole genome shotgun sequence harbors:
- the LOC127440628 gene encoding AP-1 complex subunit gamma-1-like; the protein is MLLQRKDIRTVKHPVWLPAVTSEVLTVEERTGIGEWNYRAAEGKTMSPESDAAWKRRRSERGTDTIMTPSVRLQEMIRVIRSARTQCEERGIIQRECADIRAQFRQGDNGERSHSLAKLLYVHMLGYPAHFGQMECVRLIASTRYSEKRIGYLGAMMLLDEKQDASLLITNSIKNDLSHSSQFVQSLALCTLACMGSAEMCRDLAPEIERLLRASNSYIKKKATLCAVHIIRKVPELGELFTPSARSLLCEKNHGVLHGAIVLITELCERNPDTLGQFRKAVPELVQIMKGLVTSSYSPEHNVAGISDPFLQVRILRLLRILGHKNDTASDAMNDLLAQVATNTDSSKTAGSAVLYETVLTIMDINSESGLRVLAVNILGRFLLNNDRNIRYISMTSLQKIVQTDHNAVQRHRGTIVDCLKDQDSSVKRRALELSLALVSAVNIRSMMKELLIFLSTCPPELRSHTASGIFNAAERYSPSKRWHIDTILHVLTTAGGDVRDETVPNLIQLITTASELHCYTVHKLYRALVKDISQQSLVQVACWCIGEYGDMLLKGECEEITPVQVTEDDVLDALKTVLQSHMSSPATRGFALTATMKLSTRITENVDRIRSIVSIYGSCIDLELQQRAVEYNALFKKYDHMRAAVLERMPVMDKNSPGHTNGDTFAETIKEPDLPKSAEEGFPSEPASQVYDLLGLLGATDTPLQPSPAPICTPPTSTSSADILDLLGELELTSVPKSTVTVYEKNGVSLKLQCDKQTETDVTVTLIASNSSQSDITNFTLQAAVPKSVQLQMKAPSGNVIPAQGLGEVTQTVLLNNPNKVSLKMRVRMSYSNQGTMFQDTVQIDSFPSTAWNCQPSISPL